A genomic window from Sulfurospirillum multivorans DSM 12446 includes:
- a CDS encoding AAA family ATPase, which yields MRTFKSPKLMLSLMALSIFAVLLAFGYLRITPKIIDLPTYHALLDSGSIKKAKVEENEVFLYGINDEFVIIKDGIDIEALLKKVPIEVQRSHPFFEDLIILGMLGSLLFALVFYARKKRAEDLKKEQETSQKAYASYDPFMSSIIRPVRANVSFKDVAGIQDVKEELEEIVDFLKNPARYKRYGITLPKGVLLVGPPGVGKTMIAKAVAGEASVPFFYQSGATFVQIYVGMGAKRVKELFSQAKANAPSIIFIDEIDAVGRARGGMRNDERESTLNQLLTEMDGFEDSSGVIVIAATNKIDIIDEALLRSGRFDRRIFISLPDKSDRLEILKAYMRNKPTEVDLEALANMSVGFSGAALATFVNEAAINALRRGSTILELGDFVAVRQKVLMGKKKVLSFSDEEKKIQALYQAAKALCAYWFEIDFDKITIVNDRLKDIDREIESKTQMLSKIKVYLAGMVATKLAYNEKFTNATEDLERATTIAKEMVEVYGMGEKLIPYDNDVLIILENAQKELEHFLEGMNAILEKISHELYTVESISKVRLKAIIDEVL from the coding sequence ATGCGCACTTTTAAGTCCCCAAAACTGATGCTCTCCCTTATGGCGCTGAGCATTTTTGCGGTACTGCTCGCTTTTGGGTATTTACGCATTACGCCAAAGATCATTGATCTACCGACGTATCACGCACTTTTGGACAGCGGAAGCATCAAAAAAGCCAAAGTCGAAGAGAACGAAGTGTTTCTTTATGGGATTAATGACGAGTTTGTCATCATCAAAGACGGCATCGACATCGAAGCACTTCTTAAAAAAGTGCCCATCGAAGTGCAACGCTCCCATCCATTTTTTGAAGATCTGATCATTTTAGGTATGCTTGGAAGTCTGCTTTTTGCACTTGTTTTTTATGCACGCAAAAAACGCGCAGAAGATCTCAAAAAAGAGCAAGAGACCAGCCAAAAAGCCTATGCTTCGTACGATCCATTTATGAGTAGCATCATCCGACCCGTAAGAGCAAACGTGAGCTTCAAGGACGTTGCGGGCATTCAAGATGTCAAAGAAGAACTCGAAGAGATCGTGGATTTTCTCAAAAATCCTGCACGCTACAAACGCTATGGCATCACGCTTCCTAAAGGTGTGCTTTTAGTAGGCCCTCCAGGTGTGGGTAAAACGATGATCGCCAAAGCCGTCGCAGGCGAGGCGAGTGTGCCTTTTTTCTACCAAAGTGGCGCAACCTTTGTACAGATTTACGTGGGAATGGGCGCAAAGAGAGTCAAAGAGCTCTTTTCACAAGCCAAAGCCAACGCTCCTTCCATCATCTTCATCGACGAGATCGACGCTGTAGGACGCGCGCGTGGTGGCATGCGAAACGACGAGCGTGAATCCACACTCAATCAACTACTGACTGAAATGGATGGCTTTGAAGACAGCAGTGGCGTCATCGTCATCGCCGCGACCAATAAAATCGACATCATCGATGAAGCACTGCTTCGCTCAGGCAGATTTGATCGACGTATCTTCATCTCGCTTCCCGATAAAAGCGATCGCTTAGAAATATTAAAAGCCTACATGCGCAACAAACCGACCGAAGTGGACTTAGAAGCGCTCGCCAATATGAGCGTTGGTTTTAGTGGTGCAGCACTGGCAACCTTTGTCAACGAAGCCGCTATCAACGCGCTTCGACGAGGTTCCACCATCTTAGAACTGGGCGACTTCGTGGCAGTGCGTCAAAAAGTGCTCATGGGAAAGAAAAAAGTACTCAGTTTCTCCGACGAAGAGAAGAAAATCCAAGCGCTCTACCAAGCCGCAAAAGCGCTGTGTGCGTACTGGTTTGAGATAGACTTTGACAAAATCACCATCGTCAATGACCGCCTCAAAGACATCGACCGTGAGATCGAGTCTAAAACGCAAATGCTCTCCAAAATCAAGGTCTATCTAGCAGGTATGGTTGCAACCAAACTGGCGTACAATGAAAAATTTACCAACGCCACCGAAGATTTAGAGCGTGCTACCACCATAGCCAAAGAGATGGTCGAAGTCTATGGCATGGGCGAAAAGCTTATACCGTATGACAATGATGTTTTGATCATCCTAGAAAACGCCCAAAAAGAGCTCGAACACTTTCTAGAAGGGATGAA
- a CDS encoding mechanosensitive ion channel domain-containing protein, with translation MPKKILWLIFLTCNLLLAETNTTSKLEDSIKTEALRQKITAIDEAIKDNLWFKRYGNYLSYQKLIEELSTVDAEVKKIKNAKDKASIEKRERLVSKQESLEKQIELLQEFKNSPFSKMVESIELESYPKITNPFAIISALSYIKKIKQESADYHARIDRLDFLVGKLREKLALIEEINQIEPIITNEDMAYEAQKELNAFIAAQEIASTSYSLHVKKVDEASIRITQDITLQMKRAFNIGIFIIVVIVITLLLKFVAKRYIKDNERFYTANKIINFLNVTLILLILLFSYIENVSYLVTVVGFASAGIAIAMKDWFMSILGWMVIIFGGSFHVGDRIKVKKDGLSYVGDIIDISLLRMTLLEDITLTSYMENTRSGRVFFIPNNLIFSSVISNYTHGTMRTVWNGINIYITFDSNHKKAVHLAREITKKYAKGYTDIARKQLNLLRNQYSLKNTNVEPRIFSFVEAQGFCINCWYMTNSYAALSLRGTIGCEIIDAFNQEEDITIAYQTQNINIAQQQRPSSPPDEPKSPDEKSLF, from the coding sequence ATGCCTAAAAAAATCCTGTGGCTTATTTTTCTTACATGTAACCTTCTTTTAGCCGAAACCAACACGACATCCAAGCTTGAAGATAGCATCAAAACCGAAGCACTGCGCCAAAAAATCACGGCAATTGATGAAGCGATTAAAGACAACTTGTGGTTTAAGCGCTATGGCAACTACTTAAGTTACCAAAAGCTCATCGAAGAGCTCTCTACCGTTGATGCTGAAGTCAAAAAAATCAAAAATGCGAAAGATAAAGCCTCGATTGAAAAACGCGAACGATTGGTGAGTAAACAAGAGTCGCTTGAAAAACAGATCGAGCTGTTGCAGGAGTTTAAAAACTCACCGTTTAGCAAGATGGTTGAATCCATTGAGCTGGAGAGTTACCCTAAAATCACCAACCCTTTTGCGATTATTTCAGCGCTTTCATACATTAAAAAAATCAAACAAGAGAGTGCTGACTACCATGCGCGCATCGATCGTTTGGACTTTTTGGTTGGAAAACTTAGAGAAAAACTCGCGTTAATTGAAGAGATCAACCAGATCGAGCCGATCATCACGAACGAAGATATGGCGTATGAAGCGCAAAAAGAGCTTAACGCGTTTATCGCCGCGCAAGAGATTGCGAGTACGAGTTACTCTTTACATGTAAAGAAAGTGGACGAGGCAAGCATTCGCATTACCCAAGACATTACGTTGCAAATGAAACGGGCGTTCAACATCGGTATTTTCATTATCGTGGTCATTGTCATCACGCTTTTACTCAAATTTGTTGCCAAACGTTACATCAAAGACAATGAGCGTTTTTACACCGCCAATAAGATCATCAATTTTCTTAACGTCACGCTGATTTTGCTGATTTTGCTCTTTTCGTACATCGAGAATGTCTCCTACCTTGTCACCGTTGTAGGATTTGCCTCTGCGGGTATCGCGATTGCGATGAAAGACTGGTTTATGAGCATCTTAGGATGGATGGTCATTATTTTTGGTGGTAGTTTTCATGTGGGAGATCGCATCAAAGTCAAAAAAGATGGGCTCTCGTATGTGGGCGACATCATCGATATTTCACTGCTTCGTATGACGTTACTTGAAGATATTACGCTCACATCGTACATGGAAAACACACGTTCAGGAAGGGTTTTTTTTATTCCCAATAACCTTATATTTTCCTCCGTCATTTCCAACTACACCCATGGCACGATGCGTACGGTTTGGAATGGCATTAACATCTACATCACGTTTGATTCCAACCACAAAAAAGCGGTGCATTTAGCGCGCGAAATCACGAAAAAATACGCCAAAGGCTACACCGACATTGCGCGAAAACAGCTCAACTTACTGCGCAATCAGTACAGCCTTAAAAACACCAATGTCGAGCCTCGCATCTTCTCATTTGTCGAGGCACAAGGATTTTGTATCAACTGCTGGTACATGACCAATTCGTATGCCGCGCTTTCCCTTCGTGGTACCATTGGTTGCGAAATCATCGATGCGTTTAATCAAGAAGAGGACATCACGATCGCTTACCAAACACAAAATATCAATATAGCTCAGCAACAACGCCCCTCATCTCCACCAGATGAGCCAAAGAGTCCTGATGAAAAAAGTCTTTTTTAA
- the mtaB gene encoding tRNA (N(6)-L-threonylcarbamoyladenosine(37)-C(2))-methylthiotransferase MtaB gives MKKVFFKTFGCRTNIYDTQVMMANLSDFEVTEVESEAQIIVVNSCTVTNGADTGVRSYINHATKEGKKVIIAGCGAISKGESLFSQNKVFGVMGHSEKAQINTLLKQESPFYEIGDLTSLDETIVHEYTGKTKAFIKIQEGCNFRCSYCIIPYVRGNARSQDEAKIIEQVQKLALNGYGEFVLTGTNIGSYGKDKSSSLGKLVQRLGAIRGVRRIRLGSIEPVQIDESFREILSEPWLERHLHVALQHTSERMLELMRRRNNVKRDLELFHELSERGFALGTDFITGHPGESDEIWQEAYTTLEQFPLTHLHAFTYSKRDGTPSSTMKPEVKGDVAKERLKSIETLVESKNITFRQKKSEIPLNILVEEHKDDHYIGYDQFFNKVIIQSNRDLLKEWVTIENYEIQQEANYAHF, from the coding sequence ATGAAAAAAGTCTTTTTTAAAACCTTCGGGTGTCGCACCAACATCTACGACACCCAAGTCATGATGGCAAATCTGAGCGATTTTGAAGTAACCGAAGTTGAAAGCGAAGCGCAGATCATCGTGGTTAACTCCTGTACGGTGACCAATGGTGCGGACACGGGTGTGCGAAGCTACATCAACCACGCGACGAAAGAGGGCAAAAAAGTCATCATTGCAGGGTGTGGCGCGATCAGCAAAGGGGAGAGTCTCTTTAGCCAAAACAAGGTGTTTGGCGTTATGGGACACTCCGAAAAAGCGCAGATCAACACACTTCTAAAACAAGAGAGCCCATTTTACGAAATCGGCGATCTAACCTCTTTAGATGAGACGATCGTTCACGAATACACGGGCAAAACCAAAGCGTTTATCAAGATTCAAGAGGGGTGCAATTTTAGATGTTCTTACTGCATCATTCCCTACGTCAGAGGCAATGCCAGAAGTCAAGATGAAGCCAAGATCATCGAACAAGTGCAAAAACTCGCCCTCAATGGCTACGGTGAATTTGTGCTCACGGGTACGAACATCGGCAGCTACGGCAAAGACAAAAGCAGTTCCCTTGGAAAACTCGTCCAACGTTTAGGCGCCATTCGAGGAGTTCGTCGTATTCGTTTGGGAAGCATAGAGCCTGTGCAGATCGATGAGAGTTTTCGTGAGATTTTAAGCGAGCCGTGGTTAGAGCGCCATTTACATGTAGCGCTTCAACATACTTCTGAGCGTATGCTAGAACTGATGCGAAGGCGCAATAACGTCAAACGTGACTTGGAGCTTTTCCACGAACTCAGTGAGCGTGGCTTTGCACTTGGAACCGATTTTATTACAGGGCATCCAGGCGAAAGTGACGAGATTTGGCAAGAAGCCTACACAACGTTGGAGCAGTTTCCACTGACTCATCTGCACGCATTTACCTACTCCAAACGCGATGGAACGCCCTCAAGTACGATGAAACCAGAGGTCAAAGGCGATGTGGCGAAAGAGCGCCTCAAGAGCATCGAAACGCTTGTAGAGTCGAAAAACATTACTTTTAGGCAAAAAAAGAGTGAAATACCTTTAAATATCCTCGTCGAAGAGCACAAAGACGACCACTACATCGGTTACGACCAGTTTTTCAATAAAGTCATCATCCAAAGCAATCGCGACTTGCTTAAAGAGTGGGTTACGATCGAAAACTACGAGATTCAACAGGAGGCGAACTATGCGCACTTTTAA